From one Brachypodium distachyon strain Bd21 chromosome 4, Brachypodium_distachyon_v3.0, whole genome shotgun sequence genomic stretch:
- the LOC100826501 gene encoding L-type lectin-domain containing receptor kinase IX.1 isoform X3: MATAPWRLVLLLLPLAISFSPVLVHVAVAEGQTNRPLNPYCSTTGNYTDDSQYRRNLLALFGDLPSKAISNRGFYNASVGEAPDEVFGLLGCYADRNLTLCRDCLYAAAAGIQTSCPSSREMKGALDACVLRYSNVSFVSGAADLTVAFFSMDFSYVEDPAGMNDTRWRLLFDHLAPRAATSELRFANGTVPYAKTTMYGLAQCTRDLNASECYRCLAKFVADLSINLPNYTHGGIKGYSCYAIYNIGASLDVTVLPLLSPPPPPPPSSNLIPPRDPPRDLRTDSRMPLVAGISVAVSIFFVACMGPLLWFLLRRHQRLKRMSREQEVDTFDDEPSLEYEFEQGTGPKRIRYGDLVMATKCFSEEEKLGEGGFGSVYKGFLKELKLEVAIKRVSKSSKQGRNEYISEVKIISRLRHRNLVQLIGWCHGGGELLLVYDLMPNGSLDTHLYSSDNILSWPIRHEIVLGLGSALLYLHQDWEQCVLHRDIKPSNIMLDAFFNAKLGDFGLARLVDHGRGPYTTGLAGTMGYMDPECMVTGRTSVESDVYSFGVVLLEIASGKRPAVARQESEHLIHLVQWVWDSWGGGRTLNAADARLNMEFDEREMECVIVVGLWCAHPDRNLRPSIKQAVNVLRFESPLPSLPPKMPVATFKPALESFVSASQLTGGR, encoded by the exons ATGGCCACGGCTCCATGGCGCCTTGTCCTGCTGTTGCTACCCCTAGCGATCTCTTTCTCTCCGGTGCTGGTGCACGTTGCAGTAGCAGAGGGCCAGACCAACCGGCCGTTGAATCCTTACTGCTCGACCACGGGCAACTACACGGACGACAGTCAGTACCGGCGGaacctcctcgccctcttcgGCGACCTCCCTTCCAAGGCCATCAGCAACCGTGGCTTCTACAACGCCTCCGTCGGCGAAGCGCCCGACGAGGTCTTCGGCCTCCTCGGGTGCTACGCCGACCGCAACTTGACCCTATGCCGCGACTGCCTCTatgccgcggccgccgggaTTCAGACCTCCTGCCCCTCTAGCCGGGAGATGAAGGGCGCCCTCGACGCCTGCGTCCTCCGCTACTCCAACgtctccttcgtctccgggGCCGCCGACCTCACCGTCGCCTTCTTTAGTATGGATTTCTCCTACGTGGAGGACCCGGCTGGCATGAACGACACCAGGTGGAGACTGCTCTTTGACCATCTGGCGCCGAGGGCCGCCACGTCGGAGCTGCGGTTCGCCAACGGGACCGTGCCGTACGCCAAGACCACCATGTATGGGCTAGCGCAGTGCACCAGGGACCTCAACGCCAGCGAGTGCTACAGATGTCTTGCCAAGTTTGTGGCCGACCTCTCGATTAACCTCCCCAACTATACCCATGGTGGCATCAAGGGCTACAGCTGCTATGCGATTTACAACATCGGCGCGAGCCTCGACGTCACCGTTCTACCGCTGCtttcaccgccgccgccgccgcctccatcgtcGAATCTAATTCCACCACGAG ACCCACCGCGTGATCTCCGGACGGACAGCAGGATGCCACTAGTGGCGGGCATTTCTGTAGCTGTTTCCATCTTTTTTGTTGCCTGCATGGGTCCTTTGCTTTGGTTTCTTTTGCGTCGCCATCAAAGGCTCAAGCGCATGTCGAGAGAACAAGAAGTAGACACCTTTGACGATGAACCGTCATTGGAATATGAGTTCGAGCAAGGGACCGGACCCAAGCGGATTCGCTACGGTGATCTGGTCATGGCCACCAAGTGCTTCTCTGAAGAGGAGAAGCTTGGAGAAGGAGGCTTCGGTTCGGTGTACAAAGGATTCTTGAAAGAGCTGAAACTTGAAGTGGCTATAAAGAGAGTGTCCAAGAGCTCAAAACAGGGAAGGAATGAGTACATCTCAGAGGTGAAGATCATAAGCCGGTTGAGGCATCGGAACCTTGTGCAGCTCATTGGCTGGTGCCATGGTGGCGGAGAACTCTTGCTTGTCTATGATCTTATGCCCAATGGTAGCCTCGACACTCATCTTTACAGTTCTGACAACATATTGTCGTGGCCAATCAG GCATGAGATCGTGCTCGGGTTAGGTTCCGCACTTCTCTACCTGCACCAAGACTGGGAGCAATGTGTTCTACACCGAGACATCAAACCAAGCAACATAATGCTTGACGCTTTCTTCAATGCCAAGCTCGGTGATTTTGGGCTTGCGAGACTTGTCGACCACGGGCGAGGACCGTACACGACAGGTCTTGCAGGAACTATGGGCTACATGGACCCCGAGTGTATGGTCACTGGGAGGACCAGTGTCGAGTCTGATGTTTATAGTTTCGGTGTCGTCCTCCTCGAGATCGCTTCTGGTAAGCGGCCCGCAGTGGCTCGGCAAGAATCAGAGCACCTAATACATCTCGTGCAATGGGTCTGGGATTCATGGGGAGGTGGAAGGACCCTTAATGCAGCTGATGCACGTCTCAACATGGAGTTCGACGAACGGGAGATGGAGTGTGTGATTGTTGTTGGACTCTGGTGCGCGCACCCTGACCGCAACCTGAGACCATCCATCAAGCAGGCAGTCAATGTGTTACGGTTCGAGTCACCATTGCCAAGCCTTCCGCCTAAGATGCCGGTCGCGACGTTTAAACCGGCATTGGAGTCTTTTGTTTCTGCCTCTCAACTAACAGGCGGTAGGTGA
- the LOC100826501 gene encoding L-type lectin-domain containing receptor kinase IX.1 isoform X2 produces MATAPWRLVLLLLPLAISFSPVLVHVAVAEGQTNRPLNPYCSTTGNYTDDSQYRRNLLALFGDLPSKAISNRGFYNASVGEAPDEVFGLLGCYADRNLTLCRDCLYAAAAGIQTSCPSSREMKGALDACVLRYSNVSFVSGAADLTVAFFSMDFSYVEDPAGMNDTRWRLLFDHLAPRAATSELRFANGTVPYAKTTMYGLAQCTRDLNASECYRCLAKFVADLSINLPNYTHGGIKGYSCYAIYNIGASLDVTVLPLLSPPPPPPPSSNLIPPREDPPRDLRTDSRMPLVAGISVAVSIFFVACMGPLLWFLLRRHQRLKRMSREQEVDTFDDEPSLEYEFEQGTGPKRIRYGDLVMATKCFSEEEKLGEGGFGSVYKGFLKELKLEVAIKRVSKSSKQGRNEYISEVKIISRLRHRNLVQLIGWCHGGGELLLVYDLMPNGSLDTHLYSSDNILSWPIRHEIVLGLGSALLYLHQDWEQCVLHRDIKPSNIMLDAFFNAKLGDFGLARLVDHGRGPYTTGLAGTMGYMDPECMVTGRTSVESDVYSFGVVLLEIASGKRPAVARQESEHLIHLVQWVWDSWGGGRTLNAADARLNMEFDEREMECVIVVGLWCAHPDRNLRPSIKQAVNVLRFESPLPSLPPKMPVATFKPALESFVSASQLTGGR; encoded by the exons ATGGCCACGGCTCCATGGCGCCTTGTCCTGCTGTTGCTACCCCTAGCGATCTCTTTCTCTCCGGTGCTGGTGCACGTTGCAGTAGCAGAGGGCCAGACCAACCGGCCGTTGAATCCTTACTGCTCGACCACGGGCAACTACACGGACGACAGTCAGTACCGGCGGaacctcctcgccctcttcgGCGACCTCCCTTCCAAGGCCATCAGCAACCGTGGCTTCTACAACGCCTCCGTCGGCGAAGCGCCCGACGAGGTCTTCGGCCTCCTCGGGTGCTACGCCGACCGCAACTTGACCCTATGCCGCGACTGCCTCTatgccgcggccgccgggaTTCAGACCTCCTGCCCCTCTAGCCGGGAGATGAAGGGCGCCCTCGACGCCTGCGTCCTCCGCTACTCCAACgtctccttcgtctccgggGCCGCCGACCTCACCGTCGCCTTCTTTAGTATGGATTTCTCCTACGTGGAGGACCCGGCTGGCATGAACGACACCAGGTGGAGACTGCTCTTTGACCATCTGGCGCCGAGGGCCGCCACGTCGGAGCTGCGGTTCGCCAACGGGACCGTGCCGTACGCCAAGACCACCATGTATGGGCTAGCGCAGTGCACCAGGGACCTCAACGCCAGCGAGTGCTACAGATGTCTTGCCAAGTTTGTGGCCGACCTCTCGATTAACCTCCCCAACTATACCCATGGTGGCATCAAGGGCTACAGCTGCTATGCGATTTACAACATCGGCGCGAGCCTCGACGTCACCGTTCTACCGCTGCtttcaccgccgccgccgccgcctccatcgtcGAATCTAATTCCACCACGAG AAGACCCACCGCGTGATCTCCGGACGGACAGCAGGATGCCACTAGTGGCGGGCATTTCTGTAGCTGTTTCCATCTTTTTTGTTGCCTGCATGGGTCCTTTGCTTTGGTTTCTTTTGCGTCGCCATCAAAGGCTCAAGCGCATGTCGAGAGAACAAGAAGTAGACACCTTTGACGATGAACCGTCATTGGAATATGAGTTCGAGCAAGGGACCGGACCCAAGCGGATTCGCTACGGTGATCTGGTCATGGCCACCAAGTGCTTCTCTGAAGAGGAGAAGCTTGGAGAAGGAGGCTTCGGTTCGGTGTACAAAGGATTCTTGAAAGAGCTGAAACTTGAAGTGGCTATAAAGAGAGTGTCCAAGAGCTCAAAACAGGGAAGGAATGAGTACATCTCAGAGGTGAAGATCATAAGCCGGTTGAGGCATCGGAACCTTGTGCAGCTCATTGGCTGGTGCCATGGTGGCGGAGAACTCTTGCTTGTCTATGATCTTATGCCCAATGGTAGCCTCGACACTCATCTTTACAGTTCTGACAACATATTGTCGTGGCCAATCAG GCATGAGATCGTGCTCGGGTTAGGTTCCGCACTTCTCTACCTGCACCAAGACTGGGAGCAATGTGTTCTACACCGAGACATCAAACCAAGCAACATAATGCTTGACGCTTTCTTCAATGCCAAGCTCGGTGATTTTGGGCTTGCGAGACTTGTCGACCACGGGCGAGGACCGTACACGACAGGTCTTGCAGGAACTATGGGCTACATGGACCCCGAGTGTATGGTCACTGGGAGGACCAGTGTCGAGTCTGATGTTTATAGTTTCGGTGTCGTCCTCCTCGAGATCGCTTCTGGTAAGCGGCCCGCAGTGGCTCGGCAAGAATCAGAGCACCTAATACATCTCGTGCAATGGGTCTGGGATTCATGGGGAGGTGGAAGGACCCTTAATGCAGCTGATGCACGTCTCAACATGGAGTTCGACGAACGGGAGATGGAGTGTGTGATTGTTGTTGGACTCTGGTGCGCGCACCCTGACCGCAACCTGAGACCATCCATCAAGCAGGCAGTCAATGTGTTACGGTTCGAGTCACCATTGCCAAGCCTTCCGCCTAAGATGCCGGTCGCGACGTTTAAACCGGCATTGGAGTCTTTTGTTTCTGCCTCTCAACTAACAGGCGGTAGGTGA
- the LOC112272412 gene encoding cysteine-rich repeat secretory protein 1-like yields MLLLALVVGSSFIGTAYGNNTTPLVTYCSPERNFTVGSKYQQNLDKLVHALGEGALGNGGFLNGSVGGPGPDDEAAFGVIMCYVDRTSAQCKDCLGRAQSFVSTGCPFNAAASIMYKFCVLQYAADEPSISFPVAGDGMFRTYRSNSSHFVDDVAAMNGTRWELMNRLVPEAAGSPLRAEGIWRPAPAPDVSTAY; encoded by the exons ATGCTTCTCCTCGCCCTCGTCGTCGGCAGCTCGTTTATCGGGACCGCATACGGCAACAACACAACACCTCTGGTGACCTACTGCTCGCCGGAGCGCAACTTCACGGTCGGCAGTAAGTACCAGCAGAACCTCGACAAGCTGGTCCACGCCCTCGGCGAAGGCGCACTCGGCAACGGCGGCTTCCTCAACGGCAGCGTCGGCGGTCCGGGCCccgacgacgaggccgcctTCGGCGTGATCATGTGCTACGTCGACCGCACCTCGGCCCAGTGCAAGGACTGTCTGGGAAGGGCGCAGTCCTTCGTCAGCACCGGCTGCCCCTTCAACGCCGCGGCGTCCATCATGTACAAGTTTTGCGTCCTCCAGTacgccgccgacgagcctTCCATCTCGTTCCCCGTCGCCGGAGACGGCATGTTCCGCACCTACCGGTCTAACAGCAGCCACTTTGTCGATgacgtcgccgccatgaacggCACGCGGTGGGAGCTGATGAACCGGCTCGTGCCCGAGGCAGCCGGCTCGCCCCTGCG TGCAGAAGGGATTTGGCGCCCAGCGCCTGCACCCGATGTCTCAACGGCCTATTAG
- the LOC100825874 gene encoding L-type lectin-domain containing receptor kinase IX.1, translating into MTAKLPNNTGGTMTRFSCIIRYNLNFFEVSIPAPASSKRNKRLLIIVACSVLCLLMSVSAVWLFSHRLGKRIDETEEEDLFDDEAMADEFRKGTGPKRFRYNELANATGNFADSGKLGEGGFGSVYKGFFKDINLDVAIKRVSKSSKQGRKEYISEVRIISRLRHRNLVQLIGWCHGGGELLLVYELMPKGSLDTHLYNKEDILTWSVRHQIVLGIGSALLYLHQDWEQCVLHRDIKPSNVMLDASFSAKLGDFGLARLVDHCHGSHTTELAGTMGYMDPDCMVTGRASAESDIYSFGVVLLEVACGRRPVVVLLDGTVVHLAQRVSELNDQGRALDAADLRLKGEFDIQEMERVIAVGLWCTRHAPSLRPSIRQAVNVLRFEAPLPILPARGPLPVG; encoded by the exons ATGACTGCAAAGCTGCCTAACAATACCGGTGGCACCATGACGAGGTTCAGCTGTATCATCAGATACAACCTGAATTTCTTCGAAGTCAGCATTCCTGCTCCAG CCAGTTCAAAGCGCAACAAAAGGCTACTGATCATCGTTGCTTGTTCAGTCTTGTGTCTGCTCATGAGTGTTTCTGCGGTATGGCTCTTCTCGCACCGGCTGGGTAAAAGGATCGACgagacagaagaagaagacttgTTTGATGATGAGGCAATGGCAGACGAATTCCGGAAAGGGACAGGACCCAAGCGATTTCGCTATAACGAGCTGGCAAACGCCACTGGTAACTTTGCAGACAGCGGAAAGCTTGGGGAAGGAGGTTTCGGGTCAGTATACAAAGGATTCTTTAAGGACATAAACCTTGATGTCGCGATAAAAAGAGTATCCAAGAGCTCAAAACAGGGGAGGAAGGAGTACATCTCTGAAGTGAGGATCATAAGCCGTCTTCGGCACCGCAACCTGGTGCAGCTCATCGGCTGGTGCCATGGTGGCGGGGAGCTCCTTCTTGTCTATGAGCTGATGCCTAAAGGCAGTCTTGACACTCATCTTTACAATAAAGAGGATATACTGACATGGTCGGTCAG GCATCAGATTGTGCTAGGGATCGGTTCCGCACTTCTGTACTTACACCAAGACTGGGAGCAATGTGTGTTGCACAGGGACATCAAGCCTAGCAACGTGATGCTCGACGCATCCTTCAGTGCAAAACTCGGCGATTTCGGCCTCGCGAGGCTCGTCGACCATTGCCATGGGTCGCACACCACAGAGCTCGCCGGCACAATGGGGTATATGGACCCAGACTGCATGGTTACTGGCAGGGCTAGCGCCGAGTCCGACATCTACAGCTTCGGCGTAGTCCTACTTGAGGTTGCCTGCGGGCGAAGGCCCGTTGTAGTTTTGTTGGACGGCACCGTGGTCCACTTGGCACAACGGGTGTCAGAGCTGAACGACCAAGGAAGGGCCCTTGATGCGGCCGACCTGCGGCTAAAGGGGGAGTTCGACATCCAAGAGATGGAGCGTGTGATAGCCGTTGGACTTTGGTGTACACGCCATGCCCCGAGCTTGAGACCGTCCATCAGGCAGGCAGTCAACGTACTAAGGTTTGAGGCTCCACTTCCAATCCTCCCAGCAAGGGGGCCGTTGCCGGTTGGCTAA
- the LOC100825559 gene encoding putative receptor-like protein kinase At4g00960 has translation MDGSSPVAFVVFLDRFPTMLSDHGLRGPPSNISPATNDTTNGSNSFAAVEIGTVRSYLAEIPGAGLNVTITPNNSNQGVLAVWIDYYPRFNYLAVSVGAPGQPKLLNDPVARNQNVTLHINQTAFVGFFADKVSTVLGNIRDWNLTVEGLPVPDDGKNKGKPWKVILPSVLGSVGVTAAIGAALAVYFNSKYRRWRKDLEQLAKSMENLPGMPRRIHFAEIKKATNNFHSTMQLGSGAFGTVYRCRLPAAPGAGRQVVEAAVKKFTRSNDDSGRYTDFLEEVSIINRLCHRNIVPLISWAYHGGVPLLIFELMPNGSLDHHLFCQTTPVLQWEKRYDIVKDIAMGLHYVHHEYEPAVLHRDIKASNVLLDSTFRARLGDFGIACTVPLYRNSVSGFGGTHGYIAPEYACSYKATRETDIYAFGVVVLEVITGKQALYRDGQYSDGILVDRVWQLHWAGKLLDAVDSSLLTAMGFNAGDDAKRLLLLGLACTNPNPSDRPNMAEAVQVITKLAPPPDVPLVKPKFVWPPQGWHPATLGQSSLPSTEMSNFYSSTTSSPTIVNQV, from the exons ATGGACGGCTCCTCCCCTGTGGCGTTCGTCGTGTTCCTTGACAGGTTTCCCACGATGCTCAGCGACCACGGCCTCCGTGGCCCTCCTTCCAACATCTCACCGGCTACCAACGACACCACGAACGGCAGCAACAGCTTTGCTGCCGTCGAGATCGGCACGGTGAGGTCCTACTTGGCAGAAATCCCGGGCGCTGGCCTCAACGTCACCATCACGCCCAACAACAGCAACCAGGGCGTGCTCGCCGTGTGGATCGACTACTATCCCCGCTTCAACTACCTTGCAGTGTCTGTTGGCGCCCCCGGCCAGCCCAAGCTTCTAAACGACCCGGTCGCCCGAAATCAAAATGTAACTCTTCACATCAACCAGACGGCGTTCGTCGGTTTCTTTGCCGACAAG gtgagcaCCGTCTTGGGCAACATCCGCGACTGGAACCTGACTGTGGAGGGGCTCCCGGTCCCAGATGACGGGAAGAATAAGGGCAAGCCATGGAAGGTGATATTGCCCTCGGTTCTCGGATCAGTAGGAGTCACGGCAGCCATAGGGGCTGCTCTTGCTGTCTACTTCAACTCCAAGTAccggaggtggaggaaggACCTGGAGCAGCTGGCCAAGTCCATGGAGAACCTTCCAGGAATGCCGCGCCGAATCCACTTCGCCGAAATTAAGAAGGCTACCAACAACTTCCACAGCACGATGCAGCTAGGATCAGGAGCATTTGGCACCGTCTACAGATGCAGGCTCCCTGCTGCACCTGGAGCAGGGCGTCAAGTAGTCGAGGCGGCCGTCAAGAAGTTCACGCGTAGCAACGACGATAGCGGGCGATACACCGACTTCCTAGAAGAGGTCAGCATCATCAACCGTCTATGCCACAGGAACATCGTTCCTCTTATCA GTTGGGCATATCATGGAGGGGTGCCCCTACTCATCTTCGAGCTCATGCCCAATGGCAGCCTGGACCATCATCTCTTTTGTCAAACAACACCTGTCCTCCAATGGGAGAAGCGATATGACATCGTCAAGGACATAGCTATGGGCCTCCACTACGTTCATCATGAGTATGAGCCTGCGGTCCTCCACCGTGACATTAAGGCGAGCAATGTCCTGCTTGATTCCACATTCCGTGCCCGGTTGGGTGACTTCGGCATTGCCTGCACGGTTCCTCTCTACCGAAACTCCGTTAGCGGTTTCGGCGGGACACATGGCTACATCGCCCCAGAGTACGCCTGTAGCTACAAGGCCACAAGGGAGACCGACATCTACGCGTTCGGGGTGGTTGTCCTTGAGGTCATCACTGGCAAGCAGGCACTCTATAGGGATGGCCAGTACTCCGACGGAATCTTGGTTGACAGGGTCTGGCAACTTCACTGGGCGGGAAAGCTGTTGGATGCTGTTGACAGTTCATTGCTCACTGCCATGGGCTTCAATGCCGGTGATGACGCCAAACGGCTCCTGCTACTTGGCTTGGCGTGCACAAATCCGAACCCTTCAGACCGTCCGAACATGGCAGAGGCAGTGCAGGTCATCACCAAGTTGGCACCACCACCAGACGTGCCCCTTGTGAAGCCAAAGTTTGTCTGGCCTCCCCAAGGATGGCATCCAGCAACACTCGGGCAGAGCTCCCTCCCAAGCACAGAAATGAGCAATTTTTATAGCAGTACAACTAGCTCACCAACTATTGTCAATCAGGTGTAG
- the LOC100826188 gene encoding putative cysteine-rich receptor-like protein kinase 9, with the protein MVTAPWLLVQLLLLLLLTLVISSSLVHVAGAEGQTYWPLHPYCSTTGNYAGDTLSNRGFYNASVGEAPDEVFGLVGCYADRSWTQCHDCLYAAAAGIQSSCPFSREMKGAYDACVLSYSNVSSFVSSGVADLDVAFYTWNDSYVDDHVSMNQTRWKLLVDQLAPRASRSELRFANATVPYAETTMYGLAQCTRDLVAGECYRCLTKSVANLSSRLPNNTYGGIKGYGCYAIYSTRESLPVTVPPPLAPPLPSNLPPPLAQMPPSSNVPPPG; encoded by the exons ATGGTCACGGCTCCATGGCTCCTTGTCcagctcctgctcctgctgctgctcactCTAGTGATCTCTTCCTCTCTGGTGCACGTTGCAGGAGCAGAGGGCCAGACCTACTGGCCGTTGCATCCTTACTGCTCGACCACGGGCAACTACGCAGGGGACA CCCTCAGCAACCGTGGCTTCTACAACGCCTCGGTCGGCGAAGCGCCCGACGAGGTCTTTGGCCTCGTCGGGTGCTACGCCGACCGCAGCTGGACCCAGTGCCACGACTGCCTCTACGCCGCGGCTGCCGGGATCCAGTCCTCCTGCCCCTTCAGCAGGGAGATGAAGGGCGCCTACGACGCCTGCGTCCTCAGCTACTCCAACGTCtcctccttcgtctcctccggCGTCGCTGACCTCGATGTCGCCTTTTACACGTGGAACGACTCCTACGTGGACGACCATGTCAGCATGAATCAAACCAGGTGGAAGCTGCTCGTCGACCAGCTGGCGCCGAGGGCTTCCCGGTCAGAGCTGCGGTTCGCCAACGCGACCGTGCCGTACGCCGAGACCACCATGTATGGGCTGGCGCAGTGCACCAGGGACCTGGTCGCCGGCGAGTGCTACAGATGTCTTACCAAGTCCGTGGCCAACCTCTCCAGTAGGCTTCCTAACAATACCTATGGTGGCATCAAGGGCTACGGCTGCTACGCGATTTACAGCACCCGCGAGAGCCTCCCCGTCACCGTTCCACCGCCGCTTGCACCGCCGCTACCCTCGAATCTTCCACCGCCACTTGCACAGATGCCGCCATCATCGAATGTTCCGCCACCAGGTTAG
- the LOC100826501 gene encoding L-type lectin-domain containing receptor kinase IX.1 isoform X1 translates to MATAPWRLVLLLLPLAISFSPVLVHVAVAEGQTNRPLNPYCSTTGNYTDDSQYRRNLLALFGDLPSKAISNRGFYNASVGEAPDEVFGLLGCYADRNLTLCRDCLYAAAAGIQTSCPSSREMKGALDACVLRYSNVSFVSGAADLTVAFFSMDFSYVEDPAGMNDTRWRLLFDHLAPRAATSELRFANGTVPYAKTTMYGLAQCTRDLNASECYRCLAKFVADLSINLPNYTHGGIKGYSCYAIYNIGASLDVTVLPLLSPPPPPPPSSNLIPPRERAGPPPLPGSKGRKKNLTAVFVGAAFGFLLLVIGMIILLWLFLRRRRKRINEMLEDDEEEEACLFDSDDATMEDDFKKGTWPRRFRYNQLELATHNFSDKNKLGEGGFGSVYRGFFEDVNLEVAIKRVSKGSKQGRKEYISEVKIISRLRHRNLVQLIGWCHGGGELLLVYDLMPNGSLDTHLYGSNNTLSWPLRHEIVIGLGSALVYLHHEWEQCVLHRDIKPSNIMLDVSFGAKLGDFGLARLVDHERGPYTTGIAGTMGYLDPECVVTGRTSTESDVYSFGIVLLNIACGRRPAVLLEQDKVVIPLVQWVWDLWGSGKTLDVVDARLDMEFNDHEMERVIVVGLWCVHPDRSQRPSIKQALNVLRSEAPLPSLPAKMPVANFKPALDSFVSASHLTGGR, encoded by the exons ATGGCCACGGCTCCATGGCGCCTTGTCCTGCTGTTGCTACCCCTAGCGATCTCTTTCTCTCCGGTGCTGGTGCACGTTGCAGTAGCAGAGGGCCAGACCAACCGGCCGTTGAATCCTTACTGCTCGACCACGGGCAACTACACGGACGACAGTCAGTACCGGCGGaacctcctcgccctcttcgGCGACCTCCCTTCCAAGGCCATCAGCAACCGTGGCTTCTACAACGCCTCCGTCGGCGAAGCGCCCGACGAGGTCTTCGGCCTCCTCGGGTGCTACGCCGACCGCAACTTGACCCTATGCCGCGACTGCCTCTatgccgcggccgccgggaTTCAGACCTCCTGCCCCTCTAGCCGGGAGATGAAGGGCGCCCTCGACGCCTGCGTCCTCCGCTACTCCAACgtctccttcgtctccgggGCCGCCGACCTCACCGTCGCCTTCTTTAGTATGGATTTCTCCTACGTGGAGGACCCGGCTGGCATGAACGACACCAGGTGGAGACTGCTCTTTGACCATCTGGCGCCGAGGGCCGCCACGTCGGAGCTGCGGTTCGCCAACGGGACCGTGCCGTACGCCAAGACCACCATGTATGGGCTAGCGCAGTGCACCAGGGACCTCAACGCCAGCGAGTGCTACAGATGTCTTGCCAAGTTTGTGGCCGACCTCTCGATTAACCTCCCCAACTATACCCATGGTGGCATCAAGGGCTACAGCTGCTATGCGATTTACAACATCGGCGCGAGCCTCGACGTCACCGTTCTACCGCTGCtttcaccgccgccgccgccgcctccatcgtcGAATCTAATTCCACCACGAG AAAGAGCAGGACCTCCACCTCTGCCTGGCTCAAagggcagaaaaaaaaacctgacCGCAGTGTTTGTGGGTGCggcttttggttttctcttGTTGGTGATTGGCATGATCATCTTGTTGTGGCTATTCTTGCGCCGGCGGAGGAAAAGGATTAATGAGATGCtagaagatgatgaagaagaagaagcatgcTTGTTCGACAGTGATGATGCGACAATGGAAGATGACTTCAAGAAAGGGACCTGGCCTAGGCGATTCCGGTACAACCAACTGGAACTTGCCACTCACAACTTCTCTGACAAGAACAAGCTTGGGGAAGGTGGGTTTGGTTCGGTGTACAGAGGTTTTTTCGAGGACGTGAACCTTGAAGTGGCTATCAAGAGAGTGTCCAAGGGCTCCAAACAGGGAAGGAAAGAGTACATCTCGGAGGTAAAGATCATAAGCCGCCTGAGGCACCGGAACCTCGTGCAGCTCATCGGCTGGTGCCATGGTGGCGGCGAGCTCTTGCTTGTCTACGATCTTATGCCCAACGGCAGCCTCGACACTCATCTTTACGGTTCAAACAACACCTTATCATGGCCACTCAG GCATGAGATTGTGATCGGTTTAGGGTCTGCACTTGTCTACCTACATCACGAGTGGGAGCAATGTGTTTTGCACCGGGACATCAAGCCAAGCAACATAATGCTTGATGTGTCCTTTGGAGCTAAGCTTGGCGATTTTGGGCTCGCGAGACTTGTCGACCACGAGCGAGGACCATATACAACAGGCATTGCGGGAACTATGGGCTACCTAGATCCTGAGTGCGTGGTCACTGGGAGAACCAGCACTGAGTCTGATGTCTATAGTTTCGGCATCGTCCTTCTCAACATTGCTTGTGGCAGACGGCCAGCTGTGCTTCTGGAACAAGACAAGGTAGTTATCCCGCTTGTCCAATGGGTCTGGGATTTATGGGGAAGTGGCAAGACTCTAGATGTGGTCGATGCTCGACTCGACATGGAGTTCAACGACCATGAGATGGAGCGTGTCATAGTCGTGGGGCTTTGGTGCGTGCACCCCGACCGCAGCCAAAGGCCGTCGATCAAGCAGGCGCTCAACGTGTTGCGGTCTGAGGCGCCATTGCCAAGCCTTCCAGCAAAGATGCCTGTTGCTAATTTTAAGCCGGCATTGGATTCTTTTGTTTCTGCCTCCCACTTGACAGGCGGCAGATGA